In a single window of the bacterium (Candidatus Blackallbacteria) CG13_big_fil_rev_8_21_14_2_50_49_14 genome:
- the hflX gene encoding GTPase HflX, with product MFDTQLPVEKAILVGVQLPDTPDWEVNYSLDELASLADTAGIRSLGRCSQNRHHPDPATYIGRGKVEEVQALVEAHQADVVIFDPELSPAQISNLEKRLNVRVMDRGDVILMIFAERAQTREAKLQVDLARMKYFLPRLKRQWTHLERQVGGVGVRAGMGEKQIEVDRRLIRKKIERYEADLKEIEKQRKLRKNKRRETFSLALIGYTNVGKSTLFNRLTQADVLVENRLFATLDSTVRKIEIGAHEFVLTDTVGFIRKLPHHLVASFRSTLEEACDADVLLHVVDVTSPVLGEQMAAVNEVLKQLEIEDKPIVYVLNKADLLPQNEELHVWKHIPPEAPCVSVSAHTGENMDLLKELILETFSEQFREAIFVLPLSQSGFVAQLYTIATILEEEYLEGNRVKLRCRAPAKDLERFRKSWKAVADAGEEQLLSS from the coding sequence TTGTTCGATACTCAATTGCCTGTTGAAAAAGCCATCCTGGTGGGCGTTCAGCTCCCAGACACCCCTGATTGGGAAGTCAATTACTCTCTCGATGAGCTGGCTTCTTTGGCGGATACCGCAGGGATTCGCAGCTTGGGGCGCTGCAGCCAGAACCGCCACCACCCCGATCCTGCCACCTATATTGGTCGCGGAAAAGTCGAAGAAGTGCAGGCCCTGGTTGAAGCCCACCAAGCCGATGTTGTCATCTTTGATCCAGAACTCTCCCCGGCACAAATCAGCAACCTTGAAAAACGCTTGAATGTCAGGGTCATGGATCGCGGAGACGTCATTCTGATGATCTTCGCGGAACGGGCCCAAACCCGTGAAGCCAAGCTGCAGGTAGATCTGGCCCGCATGAAATATTTTCTGCCCCGTCTGAAACGCCAATGGACCCACCTGGAAAGACAGGTCGGGGGGGTCGGGGTACGTGCTGGGATGGGCGAAAAGCAGATTGAGGTCGACCGCCGCCTGATCCGGAAAAAAATTGAACGCTACGAAGCCGATCTGAAAGAAATTGAAAAACAGCGCAAACTGCGTAAAAACAAACGCAGAGAAACCTTCAGTCTGGCCCTGATTGGCTATACCAATGTGGGCAAATCCACATTGTTTAACCGCTTAACCCAAGCCGATGTACTGGTCGAAAACCGTCTTTTTGCCACACTTGATTCAACGGTGCGCAAAATAGAAATTGGCGCCCACGAATTCGTACTGACCGACACGGTTGGCTTTATTCGCAAATTGCCTCACCATCTGGTCGCCTCTTTCCGCAGCACCCTGGAAGAAGCTTGTGATGCAGATGTACTTCTGCATGTCGTGGATGTCACCTCACCTGTACTGGGCGAACAGATGGCAGCCGTGAATGAAGTACTGAAACAGCTTGAAATTGAAGACAAGCCCATTGTCTATGTGCTGAACAAAGCAGATCTGTTGCCACAAAATGAAGAACTGCATGTCTGGAAACATATTCCCCCGGAAGCGCCCTGTGTCTCTGTTTCCGCACATACGGGTGAAAATATGGACCTGCTCAAGGAACTGATCCTTGAGACCTTCTCTGAACAATTCCGGGAAGCGATCTTCGTGCTCCCGCTCAGCCAATCGGGTTTTGTTGCACAGCTCTATACGATTGCAACGATTCTCGAAGAAGAATATTTAGAGGGCAACCGGGTCAAACTGCGCTGCCGCGCACCGGCCAAAGATCTGGAGCGTTTCCGTAAAAGCTGGAAAGCCGTCGCGGATGCCGGCGAGGAGCAACTTTTATCGAGCTGA
- a CDS encoding glycosyl transferase yields MTSLSFSWGIQAVVWGIMLYLLAGHTLALGACLISFRALRHYARRLKSINIESLLQAAGAPPISILVPVHNAPEESLKCIEQLLKLRYPELDIMIINDGSNDHTLETLQKQLQLQPTPRFPVSELPSQPVKTVYQSQKHARLWVIDKERGGMADALNAGLNFCQTPLFCSTYVTMLLERNALLRAVRPFLENAATAAVSGIVRVRNGCLMDQGDVKEVLLPPQHLVRMQILEHLRFFLVSYTAGSSIRSLLLVSGAFAVFRRALVVEAGGYDARFQGETPELLLRLHRFCRESGKAYHVDFIPDPMAWHECPNDLAEVRENRMRWQQAVSKALLHHRALLWSKGSGRIGWLIYPMLLFTEFWEPFLELGGYFLVLLGTLLGWVPPLLALAFFLVALLMGSAPSALAVALGELTPRRYQDEDLRQLLRTAWLEYLGYHQLRTLWRIQAIWGVFSKNKQENRHQSLEF; encoded by the coding sequence ATGACCTCACTGTCTTTTAGCTGGGGAATTCAAGCTGTGGTTTGGGGCATCATGCTCTATCTTTTGGCTGGGCATACTCTGGCCTTAGGCGCTTGCCTGATTTCATTCCGCGCTCTGCGCCATTATGCCCGCCGCTTAAAATCTATCAATATTGAATCCTTGCTGCAGGCCGCAGGAGCCCCCCCGATCAGTATTTTGGTGCCCGTACACAATGCCCCGGAAGAAAGCCTGAAATGCATTGAGCAATTGCTCAAACTTCGCTATCCTGAACTGGATATCATGATTATCAATGATGGCTCCAATGATCATACCCTCGAAACCCTGCAAAAACAGCTCCAATTACAGCCCACACCACGCTTTCCTGTTTCAGAACTGCCTTCTCAGCCCGTTAAAACCGTATACCAAAGCCAAAAACATGCCCGACTCTGGGTCATCGACAAAGAACGGGGCGGCATGGCCGACGCCTTGAATGCCGGTTTGAATTTTTGCCAGACGCCCCTTTTCTGCAGTACCTATGTCACGATGTTATTGGAACGGAATGCCCTGCTCAGGGCGGTTCGCCCCTTTCTTGAAAATGCAGCTACAGCCGCAGTCAGTGGGATTGTAAGGGTACGCAATGGCTGTCTGATGGATCAAGGCGATGTCAAAGAAGTCCTGCTCCCCCCTCAGCACTTGGTCAGAATGCAAATTTTAGAACATCTTCGCTTTTTTTTAGTCAGTTATACCGCAGGCAGCAGTATTCGCAGTCTATTGCTGGTCTCAGGTGCTTTCGCTGTCTTCAGGCGTGCATTGGTGGTTGAGGCCGGAGGGTACGATGCCCGTTTTCAGGGAGAAACACCTGAATTGCTTTTGCGCCTTCACCGCTTCTGTCGGGAAAGCGGCAAAGCCTACCATGTCGATTTTATTCCCGACCCCATGGCCTGGCATGAATGCCCCAATGATTTGGCAGAAGTACGTGAAAACCGCATGAGATGGCAACAGGCTGTCAGCAAAGCCCTGCTCCATCACCGGGCCTTGCTCTGGAGCAAGGGCAGTGGTCGAATAGGCTGGCTGATTTACCCCATGCTCCTGTTTACAGAGTTTTGGGAACCCTTTCTCGAATTGGGTGGCTATTTTTTAGTTCTTCTGGGAACTTTGCTGGGGTGGGTGCCCCCTCTGCTGGCCCTGGCTTTTTTCCTGGTGGCATTGCTGATGGGAAGTGCTCCTTCCGCTTTGGCTGTTGCCCTGGGTGAACTGACCCCCCGCCGCTACCAGGACGAAGATTTACGCCAATTGCTGCGCACGGCCTGGCTTGAATATCTGGGCTACCACCAATTGCGTACCCTGTGGAGAATACAAGCTATTTGGGGCGTTTTCTCAAAAAACAAACAGGAAAACCGGCATCAATCGCTTGAGTTTTAA
- the cysK gene encoding cysteine synthase A yields MKYNNVLETIGKTPVVRLNRLFAESQAEVWLKLERANPGGSIKDRIALAMIEDAERQGLLGPDALIIEPTSGNTGIGLAMVAAVKGYRLLLVMPESMSLERRRLMAAYGAKLELTPREKGMKGAIERAREIAADHPKAWIPSQFENPANVEIHRQTTAQEILADFPEGLDILITGVGTGGHLSGVGQILKQTWPELQVYAVEPAASPVISGGSPGPHPLQGIGAGFIPANLDRSVLNGVIQVEKEEAYAAARRAVREEGIFLGVSSGASLAAVAKKLPELKTDARILTFCYDTGERYLSVEDLF; encoded by the coding sequence ATGAAATACAATAATGTGCTTGAAACGATTGGAAAAACACCCGTGGTACGTTTAAACCGCCTGTTTGCTGAAAGTCAGGCCGAAGTCTGGCTCAAGCTTGAGCGCGCCAATCCCGGTGGAAGTATCAAAGACCGCATTGCCCTTGCCATGATTGAAGATGCCGAACGCCAGGGGCTTTTGGGGCCCGACGCCCTGATTATCGAGCCCACCTCAGGCAATACAGGCATTGGACTGGCCATGGTTGCCGCCGTCAAAGGCTATCGCCTATTGCTGGTCATGCCAGAATCCATGTCATTGGAGCGCCGACGGCTGATGGCAGCCTACGGCGCAAAACTGGAGCTGACCCCACGTGAAAAAGGAATGAAAGGCGCGATTGAGCGGGCCCGTGAAATTGCAGCCGATCATCCCAAAGCCTGGATTCCTTCACAATTTGAAAACCCTGCCAATGTCGAGATTCATCGTCAGACCACAGCCCAGGAAATTCTTGCCGATTTTCCTGAGGGCCTCGATATTCTGATTACAGGCGTTGGCACAGGGGGTCATCTCAGCGGAGTGGGCCAAATTCTCAAACAAACCTGGCCTGAACTCCAGGTTTATGCTGTAGAACCGGCTGCCTCTCCCGTGATCAGTGGCGGTTCTCCGGGCCCCCACCCCTTGCAGGGCATTGGCGCAGGCTTTATCCCTGCCAATCTGGATCGCTCGGTTTTAAATGGCGTCATTCAGGTTGAAAAAGAGGAAGCCTATGCTGCCGCCCGCAGAGCAGTGCGCGAAGAAGGGATTTTTCTGGGGGTCTCCTCTGGGGCTTCGCTTGCAGCCGTCGCCAAAAAGCTGCCAGAATTAAAGACAGACGCGCGTATTCTGACTTTCTGCTACGATACCGGCGAACGCTATCTTTCTGTCGAAGATCTGTTCTAG
- a CDS encoding EscN/YscN/HrcN family type III secretion system ATPase codes for MMTQKLNLEPYRHLLEQVEPILHKGWVSQVIGPVMEAEGPAVHLGELCRVQSGDQQIRAEVVGFRGNTVLLMPLDEVQGIRAGSEVIATGIPQMVPVGPELLGRVIDPLGNPLDGGPPPMTHHRYLLDANPPNPMTRQRITEPLSLGIKAIDGLLTCGKGQRLGIFSGSGVGKSTLLGMVARYTTADVNVIGLIGERGREVRDFIENDLGEAGLKRSVVVVVTSDQPALLRIKGAFAATAIAEYFRDQGQDVVLMMDSITRFAMARREIGLAIGEPPATRGYPPSVYGLLPRLLERSGTSDRGTITALYSVLVEGDDPNEPIADTVRGILDGHVVLSREIASRNQYPAIDVLQSISRLALELATPEQKQAAAYLRELLSTWREAEDLISIGAYSQGSSPRIDAAIARYEDILDFLKQPIDQGYSYTETLNTLVKEFTPKPKRA; via the coding sequence CTGATGACGCAAAAGCTGAATCTTGAACCCTATCGTCACCTGCTGGAACAGGTAGAACCGATCTTGCACAAGGGATGGGTTTCACAGGTGATTGGGCCGGTCATGGAGGCCGAAGGGCCCGCCGTGCATTTGGGCGAATTGTGTCGGGTTCAGTCTGGAGATCAGCAGATTCGGGCGGAAGTGGTGGGTTTTCGGGGCAATACGGTTTTGCTGATGCCCTTGGATGAGGTGCAGGGCATACGTGCGGGCAGTGAAGTGATTGCCACAGGCATTCCCCAGATGGTTCCTGTGGGGCCTGAACTGTTGGGGCGGGTGATTGACCCTTTGGGAAATCCGCTCGATGGAGGGCCCCCTCCCATGACCCATCACCGCTATCTTTTGGATGCCAATCCCCCCAATCCCATGACCCGTCAGCGGATTACTGAACCCTTGTCTTTGGGAATCAAAGCGATTGATGGCCTCTTGACCTGTGGTAAAGGCCAACGTCTGGGGATTTTTTCGGGGTCTGGGGTGGGCAAAAGTACGCTTTTGGGCATGGTCGCCCGCTATACCACAGCTGATGTAAATGTGATCGGTCTGATTGGCGAAAGAGGCCGTGAGGTACGTGATTTTATCGAAAACGATTTGGGGGAAGCGGGTCTCAAGCGCTCTGTGGTGGTGGTTGTGACTTCTGATCAACCCGCCCTTTTGCGTATCAAAGGGGCCTTTGCCGCGACTGCAATTGCTGAATATTTTCGCGATCAGGGCCAGGATGTGGTCTTGATGATGGACTCGATTACCCGCTTTGCCATGGCCCGTCGTGAGATTGGGCTGGCGATTGGGGAACCCCCAGCCACCCGAGGCTATCCGCCTTCTGTTTATGGTCTTTTACCCCGTCTACTGGAGCGTTCAGGCACTTCTGACCGGGGTACGATTACGGCGCTTTATTCTGTTCTGGTAGAAGGGGATGACCCCAACGAGCCCATTGCCGATACCGTTCGCGGGATTTTGGATGGCCATGTGGTGCTTTCGCGTGAGATTGCCAGCCGCAATCAATACCCAGCGATTGATGTTTTACAGAGTATCAGCCGCCTGGCTTTGGAATTGGCGACCCCCGAACAGAAACAAGCGGCAGCCTATTTGCGTGAATTATTGTCTACCTGGCGGGAGGCAGAGGATCTGATCAGCATTGGGGCCTACAGTCAGGGCAGCAGTCCCCGAATTGACGCGGCGATTGCACGTTATGAGGATATCCTTGATTTCCTCAAACAGCCGATTGACCAGGGGTATTCCTATACCGAAACGCTGAATACCTTGGTAAAGGAATTCACCCCCAAGCCGAAAAGGGCCTAG
- the cmoB gene encoding tRNA 5-methoxyuridine(34)/uridine 5-oxyacetic acid(34) synthase CmoB: MFRPFYSTLSQGSLAPWLESLPARLARWEREEVSQRDRNWLQLIPSLPHIQPSEIDLQNTVRIGQASDLAPGQEQQLYQLLQRLKPWRKGPFELFDLKIETEWRSDWKWERLLPHIAPLKGKNVLDIGCGNGYHLWRIRGAGAETVIGIDPSPLFLAQFQVFQHFHPDPQVHLLPLGVDDLPAKPLFDTVFSMGVLYHRRSPIDFLNQLKAQLRPGGQLVLETLVIEGDAQTVLVPEERYAKMRNVWFIPSTEMLLLWLRRTGFKNPRLVNLNRTSLQEQQRTDWMDWESLEDFLNPTDSNRTVEGYPAPLRATLVAEV; this comes from the coding sequence ATGTTTCGCCCCTTTTACAGCACCCTGAGCCAGGGCTCCCTGGCCCCCTGGCTGGAAAGCCTGCCGGCCCGTCTGGCACGCTGGGAACGCGAAGAGGTGAGCCAACGCGATCGCAACTGGCTGCAACTGATTCCCTCTCTGCCGCATATTCAACCCTCCGAGATTGATCTGCAAAATACCGTGCGCATTGGGCAGGCCAGCGATCTGGCCCCCGGCCAGGAGCAACAGCTCTATCAACTCTTGCAAAGACTCAAACCCTGGCGCAAAGGCCCGTTTGAACTCTTTGACCTGAAAATTGAAACCGAATGGCGCTCCGATTGGAAATGGGAGCGCCTGCTGCCCCATATTGCTCCCCTGAAGGGCAAAAATGTACTGGATATTGGCTGTGGCAATGGCTACCATCTCTGGCGTATACGGGGAGCAGGCGCAGAAACCGTGATCGGGATAGACCCGTCTCCTCTTTTTCTGGCCCAATTCCAGGTTTTTCAACATTTTCACCCCGATCCTCAGGTTCATCTGCTGCCCCTCGGTGTGGATGATTTGCCCGCAAAGCCCCTCTTTGACACGGTTTTTTCGATGGGGGTGCTCTACCATCGCCGTTCCCCGATTGATTTTCTCAATCAGCTCAAGGCCCAATTGCGCCCCGGCGGGCAACTGGTACTTGAAACCCTGGTGATTGAGGGCGATGCTCAAACCGTGCTCGTGCCTGAGGAACGCTATGCAAAAATGCGCAATGTCTGGTTTATTCCCTCAACCGAAATGCTCTTGCTCTGGCTGCGCCGGACAGGCTTCAAAAATCCCCGCCTGGTCAATCTCAACCGCACAAGCCTGCAAGAGCAGCAGCGCACAGACTGGATGGATTGGGAGTCTCTTGAGGATTTTCTCAACCCCACAGATTCCAACCGAACTGTCGAAGGCTATCCTGCTCCTTTACGCGCCACCCTTGTGGCAGAAGTCTGA
- a CDS encoding RNA polymerase subunit sigma-70, with the protein MKTGESELKEALVALSPEMLSWVLQRTGSPDLAEEVVQEALIKGLEKLSRLENPRHLKAWFRTIVRNTLIDELRYQQRQEPLENLAAPETPELPDEEEGCACILEIMKQVRPGYAQLLQAVDIDEKPVQTVAREQGLSPNNASVRLHRARQALRRQLAQTCGTDSLQACLNCSCPA; encoded by the coding sequence ATGAAAACGGGAGAGTCTGAACTGAAAGAGGCTTTGGTAGCCCTCAGCCCGGAGATGTTGAGCTGGGTACTTCAGCGCACAGGCTCTCCCGATTTGGCTGAAGAAGTCGTTCAGGAAGCCCTGATCAAAGGCCTTGAGAAATTATCCCGACTTGAAAATCCCCGGCATTTAAAAGCTTGGTTTCGCACCATTGTACGCAATACCCTGATCGATGAACTGCGCTACCAACAACGCCAAGAGCCGCTGGAAAACCTGGCAGCTCCCGAAACACCTGAATTACCTGATGAGGAAGAAGGCTGCGCCTGTATCCTGGAGATCATGAAACAGGTGCGCCCAGGTTATGCCCAGTTGCTTCAGGCCGTAGATATTGACGAAAAACCGGTTCAGACCGTCGCTCGCGAACAGGGGTTGAGCCCCAACAATGCATCGGTACGTTTACACCGGGCCCGCCAGGCCTTGCGCCGTCAATTGGCCCAAACCTGTGGAACCGATTCCCTGCAAGCCTGCCTCAATTGCAGTTGCCCGGCCTAA
- a CDS encoding alpha-ketoacid dehydrogenase subunit beta, which yields MSAMIQTTYREAIKTAIREALQQDSRVFLMGEDVAHYGGCYAVSKGLLEEFGPERIRDTPLSESGFVGAGIGAALGGMRPIVEVMTVNFSLLALDQILNNAATIRHMSGGQFSVPIVIRMATGAGRQLAAQHSHSLENLYAHIPGLKAIFPATLEDARGMLWTALQDPDPVIIFEYAGFYNNTGEIAEDAGPVDIDRAKVRREGHDLSIFTYGGSLFKCLEAAEQLAQEGISAEVVDLRSLRPLDQTTILASVRKTHRALVVDEGWYSVGIAAEVIARISEKAFYDLDAPPARVCSVEVPIPYPKHLEDAALPQVGRILTAAREVLGQNV from the coding sequence ATGAGTGCGATGATTCAAACCACCTACCGTGAAGCGATCAAAACCGCAATTCGTGAAGCGCTTCAACAAGATTCCCGTGTCTTTCTGATGGGGGAAGATGTGGCCCATTATGGCGGTTGTTATGCTGTCAGCAAAGGGCTTTTAGAGGAGTTTGGCCCGGAACGGATCCGCGATACCCCTTTGAGTGAATCGGGCTTTGTGGGGGCCGGAATTGGCGCTGCCCTGGGCGGCATGCGCCCGATTGTCGAGGTCATGACGGTTAATTTCAGTTTGCTGGCCCTCGATCAGATCCTCAACAATGCGGCCACGATCCGACATATGTCGGGGGGGCAGTTTTCGGTGCCAATTGTGATTCGCATGGCCACAGGGGCGGGCCGACAATTGGCGGCCCAACATTCGCACAGCCTTGAAAATCTCTACGCCCATATCCCCGGTTTAAAGGCGATTTTTCCAGCCACGCTGGAAGATGCGCGCGGCATGCTTTGGACAGCCCTGCAAGACCCTGACCCTGTGATTATTTTTGAATATGCCGGCTTTTATAACAATACAGGTGAAATTGCTGAAGACGCTGGGCCTGTGGATATTGACCGTGCCAAGGTGCGGCGTGAAGGTCATGACCTCTCGATTTTTACTTACGGAGGCAGTCTGTTTAAGTGTCTCGAAGCTGCCGAACAACTGGCCCAGGAGGGCATCTCTGCGGAGGTGGTGGATCTGCGCAGTCTGCGCCCTTTGGATCAAACTACGATTCTGGCCTCTGTGCGCAAAACCCACCGTGCGCTGGTGGTCGATGAGGGCTGGTACAGTGTCGGGATTGCCGCTGAAGTGATCGCCCGCATCAGTGAAAAGGCCTTTTATGATTTGGATGCTCCCCCTGCTCGGGTCTGCTCGGTTGAGGTTCCCATCCCCTATCCCAAGCATCTTGAAGATGCTGCCTTGCCGCAGGTTGGGCGGATTTTGACCGCCGCCCGGGAGGTCTTGGGCCAAAATGTCTGA
- the pdhA gene encoding pyruvate dehydrogenase (acetyl-transferring) E1 component subunit alpha: protein MTHPERTQALEFLRQMKRIRRFEEKCAELYSATKIRGFLHLYIGEEAVAVGVMSALAAEDAVVATYREHGQALARGIEMPPLMAEMYGKQEGCSRGRGGSMHVYDAATRFYGGNAIVGGGLPLAVGLGLADQMQGRKNVTACFFGEGAVAEGEFHESLNLAALWKLPVLFCCENNLYAMGTALKYTESETDIHRKAESYRIPAEVVDGMDVKAVSEAAHRAVAAIRETGAPYFLELRTYRFRPHSMFDAGLYREKAEVENWKKQDPIESFSQWLREQGWLSDETLAAIEQQIETELQAAVDFAEAGSWEPLEDLARDVYTPVGGPL, encoded by the coding sequence ATGACACATCCTGAACGCACACAGGCGCTTGAATTTCTGCGCCAGATGAAACGAATCCGCCGTTTTGAAGAAAAATGTGCGGAACTCTACAGTGCCACGAAAATTCGCGGTTTTCTGCACCTCTATATTGGGGAAGAAGCTGTGGCTGTGGGTGTGATGAGCGCTTTGGCCGCTGAAGATGCTGTGGTTGCTACCTACCGTGAACACGGGCAGGCTCTGGCAAGGGGCATTGAGATGCCACCATTGATGGCCGAAATGTATGGCAAACAAGAAGGCTGCAGTCGGGGGCGGGGAGGTTCGATGCATGTTTACGATGCTGCGACCCGTTTTTATGGCGGCAACGCGATTGTTGGTGGGGGCTTGCCGCTGGCCGTGGGCCTGGGTCTGGCTGATCAGATGCAAGGGCGGAAAAATGTAACAGCCTGTTTCTTTGGTGAAGGGGCGGTCGCTGAAGGGGAGTTTCATGAATCCCTGAATCTGGCAGCCCTTTGGAAGCTGCCTGTGCTCTTCTGCTGTGAAAACAATCTCTATGCCATGGGCACGGCCCTGAAATATACCGAATCTGAAACAGATATTCACCGCAAGGCCGAAAGTTACCGGATTCCCGCTGAAGTGGTTGATGGCATGGATGTCAAAGCCGTGTCAGAAGCGGCACACCGTGCCGTGGCGGCGATTCGTGAAACGGGGGCCCCCTATTTTCTGGAGTTGCGTACCTACCGTTTTCGCCCCCATTCGATGTTTGATGCCGGGCTTTACCGTGAGAAGGCAGAGGTTGAAAATTGGAAAAAACAGGACCCAATTGAAAGCTTCAGCCAGTGGCTGCGTGAGCAGGGCTGGCTCAGTGATGAGACTTTGGCAGCCATTGAGCAGCAGATAGAAACCGAGCTTCAGGCCGCCGTTGATTTTGCTGAAGCAGGGTCTTGGGAACCCCTCGAAGACCTGGCCCGTGATGTTTATACCCCAGTCGGAGGCCCCCTATGA
- a CDS encoding acetate--CoA ligase, protein MSWQMIHKNSESLPCKPNLEDYQALRSQFSWEALRAELEATPSGGWNIAHNAVDRHAKGPHANKTALRWLSEAGPIQDFSYADLKALSNRFAHVLEKLGVSKGERVFGLTGRIPELYQAVLGTLKNGSVFCPLFSAFGPEPIKARMQIGSAKVLVTTPMLYKRKVAPIRAELTTLEHVIVVGDKTPEGTLNFTELMAEASPEFTLCPTEPEDMALLHFTSGTTGKPKGAIHVHEAILAHYATGKLALDLHPEDIFWCTADPGWVTGISYGMLSPLSNGVTLIVDEAEFNAERWYSILQEQKVSVWYTAPTAVRMLMKLGAELTRQYQFPALRFMGSVGEPLNPEGVVWGQEAFGMPFHDNWWQTETGAIMVANYVSADVKPGSMGRPLPGIEAGIVRHLENGQVEEIQTPDTEGELALRPGWPSMFRGYLNEEARYQKCFSDGWYLSGDLAKRDADGYFWFVGRADDVIKSAGHLIGPFEVESALMEHPAVAEVGVIGKPDPVAMEIVKAFVALKPGFEASEALQMELMGFARKRLGAAVAPREIEFRLNLPKTRSGKIMRRLLKARELGLPEGDISTLESDEK, encoded by the coding sequence ATGTCTTGGCAAATGATTCATAAAAACTCAGAAAGCTTACCTTGTAAACCGAATCTTGAAGACTATCAAGCGCTGCGTTCACAGTTTTCTTGGGAGGCCCTGCGTGCCGAACTTGAAGCCACTCCCAGTGGGGGTTGGAATATTGCCCACAATGCGGTCGATCGCCATGCCAAGGGCCCGCATGCCAATAAAACAGCGCTGCGTTGGCTTTCAGAGGCCGGGCCTATTCAGGACTTCAGCTATGCGGATCTCAAAGCACTGAGCAACCGCTTTGCCCATGTTTTAGAAAAACTGGGGGTCAGCAAAGGAGAACGGGTTTTTGGGCTGACCGGCCGAATTCCTGAACTCTATCAGGCTGTTCTGGGTACTCTCAAAAATGGCAGTGTTTTTTGCCCGCTTTTTTCAGCCTTTGGCCCTGAGCCAATTAAAGCCCGTATGCAGATTGGCAGTGCCAAGGTTTTGGTGACCACCCCGATGCTCTATAAACGCAAAGTGGCTCCGATCCGGGCGGAACTGACCACCCTTGAACACGTGATTGTGGTGGGAGATAAAACCCCTGAAGGTACGCTGAATTTTACTGAACTGATGGCTGAAGCCAGCCCTGAATTTACACTGTGTCCCACCGAGCCCGAAGATATGGCGCTGCTGCATTTTACCAGCGGCACCACGGGCAAACCCAAGGGGGCGATTCATGTGCATGAGGCCATTCTTGCCCATTATGCGACTGGCAAACTGGCCCTTGATTTGCACCCTGAGGATATTTTCTGGTGTACGGCAGATCCAGGCTGGGTGACGGGTATTTCCTATGGCATGCTTTCACCGCTCAGCAATGGTGTGACCTTGATTGTCGATGAAGCCGAATTCAATGCGGAGCGCTGGTATTCTATTCTGCAGGAACAAAAAGTCAGTGTCTGGTATACCGCACCTACCGCTGTGCGTATGTTGATGAAGCTGGGGGCAGAGCTGACCCGCCAATACCAGTTCCCGGCGCTGCGTTTTATGGGCAGTGTCGGTGAGCCGCTCAATCCCGAAGGTGTGGTTTGGGGGCAAGAGGCTTTTGGCATGCCGTTTCATGACAATTGGTGGCAGACTGAAACCGGTGCGATCATGGTTGCCAATTATGTCAGCGCTGATGTCAAGCCCGGCTCTATGGGGCGTCCTTTACCAGGCATTGAGGCTGGCATTGTGCGCCATCTCGAAAATGGGCAGGTTGAAGAAATTCAAACCCCTGATACCGAAGGGGAATTGGCACTGCGTCCCGGTTGGCCCTCGATGTTTCGGGGCTATCTGAACGAAGAAGCCCGATACCAGAAGTGTTTCAGCGATGGCTGGTATCTCAGTGGAGATTTGGCCAAGCGCGACGCCGATGGCTATTTCTGGTTTGTGGGCCGGGCCGACGATGTGATCAAATCGGCAGGGCATTTAATCGGGCCTTTTGAGGTGGAATCTGCTTTGATGGAGCACCCAGCGGTGGCCGAAGTGGGTGTGATTGGCAAACCCGATCCTGTCGCGATGGAGATTGTCAAAGCCTTTGTCGCACTCAAACCTGGTTTTGAAGCTTCTGAAGCGCTGCAAATGGAATTGATGGGCTTTGCCCGCAAACGCCTGGGGGCAGCTGTGGCCCCCCGCGAAATCGAATTCCGTCTCAATCTGCCCAAAACCCGCAGTGGCAAGATCATGCGACGGTTGCTCAAGGCCCGTGAATTGGGCTTGCCTGAGGGCGATATCTCAACCCTGGAGAGTGATGAAAAATGA